In the genome of Fulvivirga maritima, one region contains:
- a CDS encoding ferritin-like domain-containing protein: MNIIKLLEHFTSANLNNIPEGAMSRHQAFKHFANIGKGIAMAAAPLGVAAMASSKSHARTMETPTEALQLALTLEYLEAEYYQMGLDSGVIPTGGREEKVFMQISKHETAHVDFLIAGLGDDAIDKPTFDFTAGGAFDPFNEDSNVSEATSYAQFLALAQAFEDTGVRAYKGQAANLMDAPDLLKAALQIHSVEARHASEVRRIRGLKGWIVQDTRGDGMPEAAQPVYDGEEVTMQAGFNTATDFGADAGTEAYDEPLTGTEATSIASLFIVT; this comes from the coding sequence ATGAATATAATAAAATTACTAGAGCACTTCACTAGTGCTAATCTTAATAATATACCAGAAGGTGCTATGTCAAGGCATCAGGCGTTTAAGCATTTTGCTAATATAGGTAAGGGTATAGCTATGGCTGCTGCTCCCCTTGGTGTGGCTGCAATGGCCTCTTCAAAATCACATGCAAGAACCATGGAAACTCCTACGGAAGCCCTGCAGTTAGCATTAACTTTAGAGTACCTGGAGGCAGAATATTACCAGATGGGTTTAGATTCAGGTGTTATACCTACTGGCGGCAGAGAAGAAAAAGTCTTTATGCAAATTTCTAAGCATGAAACGGCTCATGTAGACTTTTTGATTGCTGGTTTAGGCGATGATGCTATTGATAAACCTACTTTTGATTTTACTGCAGGTGGTGCTTTTGACCCTTTTAATGAAGATTCTAATGTGAGTGAAGCCACTTCATATGCACAGTTTTTAGCATTGGCTCAAGCATTTGAAGATACAGGGGTGCGAGCCTATAAGGGCCAGGCCGCTAACCTGATGGATGCGCCTGACTTGCTTAAAGCAGCACTACAAATCCATTCGGTAGAAGCCAGGCATGCTTCTGAAGTGAGAAGAATCAGAGGGCTTAAAGGTTGGATAGTGCAAGATACCAGAGGTGACGGTATGCCTGAAGCGGCGCAGCCCGTGTATGATGGAGAAGAGGTTACCATGCAAGCAGGGTTTAATACAGCTACTGATTTTGGTGCTGATGCCGGTACAGAGGCTTATGATGAACCGCTAACCGGAACAGAAGCCACCAGTATTGCCAGTCTTTTTATAGTTACTTAA
- a CDS encoding zinc-dependent peptidase has translation MSLIVFAPVVILLLGIFYGIYSVAHDIFDYIYNHSRQFIKRKMMLAPKHELILSKYSAYYNLLSETDKARFRKRVQSFMYSKTFVPRVFKAVTDEMKVLISASAVQLTFGLSPIYLAYFDRILIYPDSYYSRITRMYHVGEVNPRMGVIVLSWKAFVDGYADMRDSFNVGIHEMAHAIHFENRIRNEEYDFLNRRALYELEQITARELPKLKAGEPHFLRSYAGTNEYEFFAVSLEYFFEQPIGFTKAMPDLYLTLVRLLNQDPAKLYKNNTVQDGGENSQSN, from the coding sequence TTGAGTTTAATCGTATTTGCACCAGTAGTAATATTACTACTGGGCATTTTTTATGGGATCTATTCTGTGGCTCATGATATATTTGACTATATCTATAACCACAGCAGGCAATTTATAAAAAGAAAGATGATGCTTGCGCCAAAGCATGAGCTTATTCTTTCAAAATATTCTGCCTATTATAATTTACTTTCAGAAACAGATAAGGCACGCTTTAGAAAAAGAGTACAGTCTTTCATGTACAGCAAAACCTTTGTGCCCAGAGTATTTAAAGCGGTTACTGACGAGATGAAAGTGCTTATTTCAGCCTCGGCTGTTCAGCTTACATTTGGCCTTTCTCCTATATATTTGGCCTATTTTGATCGTATCTTAATCTATCCGGATTCTTATTATTCCCGAATCACCCGTATGTATCATGTGGGGGAGGTCAACCCTAGAATGGGAGTTATAGTGCTTTCATGGAAAGCCTTTGTAGATGGCTATGCAGATATGAGGGACTCTTTTAATGTAGGAATTCATGAAATGGCTCACGCTATTCATTTCGAAAATAGAATAAGGAATGAGGAATATGATTTCCTTAATCGGCGTGCGCTCTATGAACTTGAACAGATCACGGCACGTGAACTTCCTAAATTAAAAGCTGGAGAGCCTCATTTCTTGAGAAGCTATGCTGGTACTAATGAATATGAGTTTTTTGCCGTATCACTAGAGTATTTTTTCGAGCAGCCTATTGGTTTTACCAAGGCTATGCCTGATTTGTATCTTACACTGGTGAGGTTGCTAAATCAGGATCCAGCAAAGCTATATAAAAATAATACTGTTCAAGATGGAGGAGAAAACAGCCAGTCAAATTAA
- a CDS encoding deoxyguanosinetriphosphate triphosphohydrolase yields MNWEQLLSNQRLGDKPKEHAVSRSAFEQDYDRIIFSHPFRRLQDKTQVHPLPEYDFVHTRLTHSLEVSSVGRSLGKIVGQTILERNQQLGSKFSFHDFGAIVAAASLAHDIGNPPFGHSGEDAISEFFKFHTAGRLFKDHVSDWEWEDLTHFEGNAQGFRILNKKQYQGLKLTCATLAAFSKYPRKSLLPDADKSRRSQKKYGFFQSEKDVFGIIADNVGLIKRADMVWGRHPLTFLVEAADDICYQLIDLEDGCRLGLVSYEDTVELFAGILKDKLNRTKLKSISSIDERIGTLRAMSIGCLIEECRSLFLDNETEILSGDFDVALADSILSAPVLNEISNISISKIYRSRKVMETETAGFDVLPGLMETFTQAICEQDLGKEASKKAKATYRLLPPEIRNDLENECGSVYEKLMSCIDFISGMTDTYAISLYRKIKGISLPHS; encoded by the coding sequence ATGAACTGGGAACAGTTACTATCTAATCAAAGACTAGGAGATAAGCCAAAGGAGCATGCTGTGAGTAGAAGTGCTTTTGAGCAGGATTATGACCGGATCATTTTTTCGCATCCTTTCAGAAGGTTGCAGGATAAGACGCAGGTGCACCCTCTTCCTGAATATGATTTTGTACATACCAGGCTTACTCATAGCCTTGAGGTAAGTAGTGTGGGTCGGTCTTTAGGGAAAATAGTAGGACAAACAATACTTGAAAGAAACCAGCAGCTTGGATCAAAATTTTCTTTTCATGATTTTGGGGCCATTGTGGCTGCGGCTTCTTTAGCGCATGATATTGGCAATCCTCCATTTGGGCATTCTGGTGAAGATGCTATTTCTGAGTTTTTTAAATTTCATACTGCAGGCAGGCTTTTCAAGGATCATGTTAGTGATTGGGAATGGGAGGATCTTACTCATTTTGAAGGCAATGCTCAGGGGTTTAGAATATTAAATAAAAAGCAATATCAAGGCCTTAAGCTCACTTGTGCTACACTCGCTGCTTTCAGCAAATACCCGCGTAAGTCACTATTGCCTGATGCTGATAAGAGCAGAAGGAGCCAAAAGAAATATGGCTTTTTTCAATCAGAGAAAGATGTATTTGGGATAATTGCTGATAATGTAGGCTTGATTAAAAGAGCAGATATGGTCTGGGGGCGTCATCCGCTAACCTTTTTAGTGGAGGCTGCTGACGATATATGCTACCAGCTGATAGACCTTGAAGATGGTTGCCGACTAGGGCTTGTATCTTATGAAGATACAGTAGAGCTGTTTGCTGGTATTCTTAAGGATAAATTAAATAGAACTAAGCTGAAATCTATTTCTAGTATTGATGAACGAATAGGTACTTTAAGAGCTATGTCGATAGGCTGTTTAATAGAAGAGTGCCGTAGTTTGTTTCTTGATAATGAGACCGAAATACTTAGTGGAGATTTTGATGTGGCTCTGGCTGATTCTATTTTGTCTGCACCAGTTTTGAATGAAATTTCTAATATTTCTATATCAAAAATATACCGATCCAGAAAGGTAATGGAAACAGAAACCGCTGGTTTTGATGTACTGCCAGGGCTTATGGAAACTTTTACACAGGCGATTTGCGAGCAGGATCTTGGCAAAGAAGCTTCAAAAAAAGCCAAGGCTACTTACCGTCTGTTACCTCCTGAAATAAGAAATGATCTGGAAAATGAATGTGGCTCAGTATATGAAAAGCTGATGAGCTGCATAGATTTTATCTCAGGAATGACAGATACTTATGCTATTTCATTGTATAGAAAAATAAAGGGCATTTCTTTGCCACACTCTTAA
- a CDS encoding ferritin-like domain-containing protein: MKKIDVYPKYNRDRRSFLKAGGAGLAAAGLLLTGCSDDDDGGNNPDPDVFDLGSGDLAVLNYAYALEQLEADFYAKVFSSFYAGITTEEQTILTDIYYHEVIHRNFFKAAISGVASESQILPELEFDYGDLDFNDRSAVLATAKALEDTGVGAYNGAGNLLETPEYLLIAGKIVSVEARHASAIRSLINPDSKDFAGDDIVDASGLDTAKLPSEIIPVAAGFITTPFTANNLP, translated from the coding sequence ATGAAGAAGATTGATGTTTATCCTAAATACAATAGGGATAGAAGAAGTTTTTTAAAAGCCGGAGGGGCAGGGCTTGCTGCGGCAGGACTTTTACTAACCGGATGTTCTGATGATGATGACGGAGGCAATAATCCGGATCCAGATGTTTTTGATTTGGGTTCTGGAGATTTGGCCGTTTTAAATTATGCTTATGCTCTGGAGCAGCTAGAGGCAGATTTTTATGCTAAAGTTTTTAGTTCTTTCTATGCCGGGATAACTACTGAGGAGCAAACTATTCTAACAGATATTTATTATCACGAGGTAATTCATAGAAACTTTTTCAAAGCAGCTATTTCCGGAGTAGCATCTGAAAGCCAGATATTGCCTGAGTTGGAATTTGATTACGGTGATCTTGATTTTAATGATAGAAGTGCAGTTTTGGCAACGGCCAAGGCTCTGGAAGATACAGGAGTAGGGGCGTATAACGGTGCCGGCAATCTGCTGGAAACGCCAGAGTATTTATTAATTGCAGGAAAAATAGTATCTGTGGAGGCTCGTCATGCCTCGGCTATTCGTAGCCTTATAAACCCTGATTCTAAAGATTTTGCAGGAGATGATATCGTAGATGCTTCCGGGTTAGATACAGCTAAGTTGCCTTCTGAAATTATACCAGTAGCTGCAGGTTTTATTACTACCCCTTTTACTGCTAATAACCTTCCTTAA
- a CDS encoding TonB-dependent receptor — MRFVCLLLLLAVTNTGWAQTSSALTGNIKDQNSQPLYYVNIYIKDLDKGAYSDNKGAYSIPYIPAGDYEVIFSAVGYKTQSKQIHFSGREPVTLDVTLEEDVTELQNVEIIGRKESSYKNSRSFLGTKTEIPLEDLPQAVSYATKELIADQGVMRLGDIVKNFSGVNQNTFYDDIIIRGFRINGSQNTQLLNGMRTSTGFWKQPLVNYLERVEVLKGPASAISGNASPGGVINRVTKKPLDVQRNSVSVSTGSFKNMRVLGDFTGPLNDNKTLLYRLNVGYEDANSYRDLQFDKNIVIAPSISFIPSEKTQFNFDLIYNNSKSRLDRGQSAFKDDLYSTSNSLSLSAANDYLNEESYIMTLSMNHQFSSNISWSASYVRTGYFEDLMEHRSANDYAVDGDGNDIVDQVALRVFKRNRKRFIDNLSTYFTAKANTGPIKHNITWGYDYAQEEIPAGASQLEANGYLSADGTSVLQINNNSDAGKAAFLENKAAYMLDANGNPVPNVAHFDLSDPLNSQQMKDEAKYIYNRVRSYGPNLYYVHGVYVQDQLTWKKFKALIGLRYDNYTNVLNMDQADEDNVHQEALLPRFGLTYELTDHINLYGTYVEGYEPQAAANMDPMNGGPFDPLTSHMVEFGAKTNWFNHNLSATLAVYRIDQQNTLYPVPNLDLLQPIGEEVSRGIEVDLTGKILPNWSVNAGYAYNKAEITEDAEGNETNIQKPNTPHHQGNLWTRYNFTKGALKNLGVGVGSNFMTERNLQQNTSQQVPGYTVYDAAVYYKINNCTVQFNLNNFTDKTYWVGGYDYLRLYPGTPRNWLLTFTYNF; from the coding sequence ATGCGATTTGTGTGCCTTTTATTGCTTTTAGCCGTTACTAATACAGGCTGGGCTCAAACAAGCAGTGCGCTAACTGGAAATATTAAAGACCAGAATAGCCAACCGCTTTACTATGTTAATATTTATATAAAAGACCTCGATAAAGGGGCTTATTCCGATAATAAAGGAGCTTACTCCATTCCATATATTCCTGCAGGTGACTATGAAGTTATTTTTAGTGCTGTAGGTTATAAAACTCAATCTAAGCAAATTCATTTTTCAGGTAGAGAACCTGTTACACTTGATGTTACACTGGAAGAAGACGTTACGGAGCTTCAGAATGTGGAAATAATTGGTAGAAAGGAAAGCTCTTATAAAAATAGCAGATCATTTTTGGGTACCAAAACAGAAATTCCGCTGGAAGACCTTCCTCAAGCGGTTTCTTATGCTACCAAAGAGCTCATTGCTGATCAGGGAGTGATGAGGTTAGGAGATATTGTGAAAAATTTTAGCGGGGTAAATCAAAATACTTTTTATGACGATATAATCATTAGAGGTTTTAGAATCAATGGTAGTCAAAATACGCAGCTGCTAAATGGTATGCGTACTTCTACAGGTTTCTGGAAGCAGCCTTTAGTGAACTACCTGGAAAGAGTGGAAGTGTTGAAAGGGCCTGCATCAGCCATTTCTGGCAATGCTTCTCCTGGTGGAGTCATTAATAGAGTAACCAAAAAGCCTTTGGATGTTCAGCGAAATTCAGTTTCTGTAAGCACCGGAAGTTTTAAAAACATGCGTGTGTTAGGTGATTTTACCGGCCCATTAAATGATAATAAAACCCTTCTTTATAGATTAAATGTGGGCTACGAAGATGCAAACAGTTACCGTGACCTTCAGTTTGACAAAAACATTGTTATTGCTCCTTCCATATCATTTATTCCTTCAGAGAAGACGCAGTTTAATTTTGATTTGATTTATAATAACTCCAAAAGCAGGCTGGATAGAGGGCAATCTGCCTTTAAAGATGATTTGTATAGTACTTCTAACTCATTATCATTAAGTGCGGCTAATGATTATCTAAATGAGGAGTCCTATATTATGACCCTTTCCATGAACCATCAATTTTCATCTAATATCTCATGGTCGGCCTCATATGTTCGTACTGGGTATTTTGAAGATTTAATGGAACACCGCAGTGCAAATGATTATGCAGTAGATGGTGATGGAAATGATATTGTAGATCAGGTAGCTTTAAGGGTTTTTAAAAGAAATAGGAAAAGATTTATAGATAATCTATCTACCTATTTTACGGCTAAGGCTAACACCGGACCTATAAAGCATAATATTACCTGGGGTTATGACTATGCGCAGGAAGAGATTCCTGCTGGTGCTTCTCAGTTAGAAGCCAATGGCTACCTTTCTGCTGACGGTACATCGGTGCTTCAAATTAACAATAATAGCGATGCAGGTAAAGCGGCCTTTCTTGAAAATAAAGCAGCTTATATGCTAGATGCAAATGGAAACCCAGTGCCTAATGTAGCTCATTTCGATTTATCTGATCCTTTGAACTCACAACAGATGAAAGATGAGGCCAAATATATTTATAACAGAGTGCGCTCTTATGGCCCTAATTTATATTATGTTCATGGTGTATATGTGCAGGATCAGCTTACCTGGAAAAAGTTTAAAGCACTGATTGGTCTGCGTTATGATAATTATACCAATGTGCTTAATATGGATCAGGCAGATGAAGATAACGTTCATCAGGAGGCATTGCTGCCAAGATTTGGCCTTACTTATGAATTAACAGATCACATTAATTTATATGGTACTTATGTAGAAGGTTATGAACCACAAGCTGCAGCTAACATGGATCCTATGAATGGAGGACCGTTTGATCCTTTAACCAGTCATATGGTGGAGTTTGGAGCCAAGACCAATTGGTTCAACCATAACTTATCTGCTACATTGGCTGTGTATAGAATCGATCAGCAAAACACGCTATATCCTGTGCCTAATTTAGATTTACTGCAACCCATAGGCGAGGAGGTTTCAAGGGGAATAGAGGTAGACCTAACGGGTAAAATATTACCTAACTGGAGTGTTAATGCAGGGTATGCCTATAATAAAGCGGAAATCACTGAAGATGCAGAAGGAAATGAAACTAACATTCAAAAGCCGAATACTCCGCATCATCAAGGTAACTTATGGACAAGGTATAACTTCACTAAAGGAGCTCTGAAAAATCTTGGAGTTGGTGTAGGGTCTAATTTTATGACTGAGCGTAACTTGCAACAAAATACAAGTCAGCAAGTACCAGGTTATACAGTGTATGATGCTGCTGTATATTATAAAATAAATAATTGCACGGTACAGTTTAATCTCAACAATTTTACTGACAAAACTTATTGGGTAGGAGGGTATGATTATTTGCGTTTATACCCGGGAACGCCTAGAAACTGGTTGCTTACTTTCACCTATAATTTTTAA
- a CDS encoding PepSY-associated TM helix domain-containing protein, whose product MSKTKKLIGQIHLWLGLVIGQPLFVVAITGAILVFEEELEPLVAPALYTSNSSPKGSFYPLDSIMEEVQHQAQDQVIQRIYLEADSSRSVLVQTADKLGDRHVYAVDRYTGKIQTYGLLHKQFFRVVLELHRYLLADKVGKAITGVCCLCFVIIIISGLVLWVPKKMRNAKQRLKIKWTASSKRLNWDLHVVPGFYVALFALIIALTGLVWSYKWYEGIIYYTTDGKPKPSLRLDNNTSAGSFGQFSVDEMVQQVHASFPFEGDVRLTFGDTATNQSIMVQKVNIETLIPNQGSFIYFDGRNGDIIKTVPYADLTTGTKIRRLVYPIHTGSILGWPTKVLAFITCLIIASSPITGFFIWRGRKMKKSKKRK is encoded by the coding sequence ATGAGCAAAACAAAGAAACTCATTGGCCAAATACATTTGTGGCTGGGCTTAGTAATAGGCCAGCCTCTTTTTGTAGTGGCTATTACAGGAGCAATATTAGTCTTTGAAGAAGAATTGGAGCCCTTAGTGGCTCCTGCTCTTTACACCAGCAACTCCTCTCCGAAAGGGAGTTTTTATCCTCTTGATAGCATAATGGAGGAAGTGCAGCATCAGGCTCAAGATCAGGTGATTCAAAGGATTTATTTGGAGGCGGATAGTAGTAGAAGTGTCTTGGTGCAAACTGCTGATAAGCTGGGAGATCGGCATGTGTATGCTGTTGATCGCTATACAGGAAAGATTCAAACTTATGGGTTACTTCATAAGCAGTTTTTTAGAGTGGTATTGGAGCTGCACCGGTATTTATTAGCAGATAAAGTAGGTAAGGCTATTACGGGTGTTTGTTGTTTATGCTTTGTTATTATTATCATTTCTGGTTTGGTGCTTTGGGTGCCTAAAAAAATGAGGAATGCTAAACAAAGACTCAAAATTAAATGGACGGCATCGTCTAAAAGGCTTAACTGGGACCTGCACGTGGTACCTGGTTTTTATGTGGCCCTCTTTGCTTTAATAATTGCTCTTACTGGTTTAGTTTGGTCTTATAAATGGTATGAAGGAATCATCTATTATACTACTGATGGTAAACCAAAACCATCATTAAGGCTTGATAATAATACCAGCGCAGGAAGCTTTGGTCAATTTTCTGTCGATGAGATGGTACAGCAAGTCCATGCAAGCTTCCCGTTTGAAGGAGATGTCAGGCTCACTTTTGGAGATACAGCAACGAACCAAAGTATTATGGTGCAGAAGGTGAATATTGAAACTTTAATTCCTAATCAAGGCAGTTTCATTTATTTTGATGGCAGGAATGGGGATATTATTAAAACAGTTCCTTATGCAGACCTTACTACTGGCACAAAAATCAGAAGGCTGGTTTACCCAATTCATACGGGAAGCATTTTAGGCTGGCCTACAAAAGTGCTGGCTTTTATCACTTGTCTTATTATTGCTTCTTCACCAATTACAGGTTTCTTTATTTGGAGAGGAAGAAAAATGAAAAAGAGTAAAAAAAGGAAATAA
- a CDS encoding glycine--tRNA ligase, translating to MANLDENLLKKIVAHAKEYGFVFPSSEIYDGLGAAYDYGQNGVELKNNIKSYWWKAMVQMNENIVGLDASIFMHPTTWKASGHVDAFNDPMIDNKDSKKRYRADVLIEDYIAKIEAKIDKEVTKAAKRFGDDFDKDQFVSTNPRVVKYNEQIDEINAKLKAGMESGELNQLKDLIEELGIADPISGSKNWTDVRQFNLMFATELGSLAEGANKIYLRPETAQGIFVNFLNVQKTGRMKIPFGIAQIGKAFRNEIIARQFIFRMREFEQMEMQFFVKPGEEMGWYENWKEKRIQWHKSLGLGEDYYRFHDHLNLAHYANAACDIEFNFPMGFKELEGIHSRTDFDLKAHEEHSGKKLQFFDPQENKSYVPYVIETSIGLDRMFLALLSAAYTEETLEDGSERVVLKIPAPLAPSKVAVLPLLKKDGLPEKAREIIDELKYDFTCQYDEKDAIGRRYRRQDAVGTPYCITVDHQTLEDNTVTLRDRDTAKQERIAIAELKARVEDLVSLTSLLKKIK from the coding sequence ATGGCAAATCTAGATGAAAACCTTTTGAAAAAAATAGTAGCTCATGCCAAAGAGTATGGGTTTGTTTTTCCTTCGAGTGAAATATATGATGGCTTAGGTGCTGCTTATGACTATGGTCAGAACGGTGTAGAGCTAAAAAATAATATAAAAAGCTATTGGTGGAAAGCCATGGTGCAAATGAATGAAAATATTGTAGGCTTGGATGCCTCTATTTTTATGCACCCTACCACCTGGAAAGCTTCCGGCCACGTAGATGCTTTTAATGATCCTATGATTGATAACAAGGATTCTAAAAAAAGGTATCGTGCCGATGTTTTGATTGAAGATTACATTGCTAAAATCGAAGCTAAAATAGACAAAGAAGTAACTAAAGCAGCTAAGCGCTTTGGTGATGATTTCGATAAAGATCAGTTTGTTTCTACTAACCCCAGAGTGGTGAAGTATAATGAGCAGATAGACGAAATCAATGCTAAGCTAAAAGCCGGAATGGAAAGTGGTGAGCTGAATCAGCTGAAAGACTTAATAGAAGAATTAGGTATAGCAGATCCTATTTCTGGCTCTAAAAACTGGACTGATGTACGCCAGTTTAACCTGATGTTTGCTACAGAGTTAGGTTCTTTGGCTGAAGGAGCTAACAAAATATATTTAAGACCAGAAACGGCACAAGGAATTTTTGTAAACTTCCTGAATGTACAGAAAACTGGCCGTATGAAAATACCTTTTGGTATTGCCCAAATCGGTAAAGCTTTTAGAAATGAAATTATCGCCAGACAGTTCATCTTCAGAATGAGAGAGTTTGAGCAGATGGAGATGCAGTTCTTCGTGAAGCCAGGAGAAGAAATGGGCTGGTATGAAAACTGGAAAGAAAAGAGAATTCAGTGGCACAAGTCATTAGGTCTTGGTGAAGATTATTATCGTTTCCATGATCATTTGAATTTAGCTCACTATGCTAATGCTGCCTGTGATATTGAGTTTAACTTCCCTATGGGCTTTAAAGAATTAGAAGGTATCCACAGCCGTACAGACTTTGATTTGAAAGCGCATGAAGAACATTCTGGTAAAAAATTACAGTTCTTCGATCCTCAGGAAAATAAGAGCTATGTTCCTTATGTAATTGAAACCTCTATAGGACTTGACCGTATGTTCCTGGCCTTACTTTCTGCGGCTTATACAGAAGAGACGCTTGAAGACGGTAGTGAAAGAGTGGTATTAAAAATACCTGCTCCATTGGCTCCTTCTAAAGTAGCGGTACTTCCTTTGCTTAAGAAAGATGGTTTACCTGAAAAAGCCAGAGAGATAATAGATGAGCTAAAGTATGACTTCACCTGCCAGTATGACGAAAAAGATGCTATTGGAAGAAGGTATAGAAGGCAAGATGCGGTAGGTACACCTTACTGTATTACTGTAGATCATCAAACTTTAGAAGATAATACCGTAACCTTAAGAGATAGAGATACTGCCAAGCAGGAGAGAATAGCTATTGCTGAGCTAAAGGCTAGAGTGGAGGACTTGGTTTCATTAACTAGTCTCCTCAAAAAAATAAAATAA
- a CDS encoding cation:proton antiporter, whose translation MDITLTLGLILIIGYLLGKIARTVGLPKVSGYIIAGIVLNPNLTHIIDSDFPDITEPVTNICLAFITMEVGSTLSFSKIKKSGKGILSITIFEAFFAFLFVLIGFLVVTPLAGIDGLEAMVIPFSLLVASLASPTDPSSTLAVAHEYKAKGEVSDTIMGVAAFDDAVGILIFSLSTGIALIFVDSSNSPDFGSILLEIVRSIGGAIIIGIISGALFNLFTRFFKVEGDQIYIILILGFLSMCFGLAVLFGVEELMSTMVFGAIIVNYNPKEKQIFEVLQRYTEELIFIIFFTVSGMHLDFSVLSSAMLLILIFFILRAVGKFAGVWLGATISKMPLKVKKYTAGGLIPQGGIVIGLALLMQKNENYHDIAPLIIGTIMGATILHELIGPLLAKITLKKAGEIKD comes from the coding sequence ATGGACATAACACTCACTTTAGGGCTGATTTTAATAATAGGCTACTTATTAGGGAAAATAGCACGAACCGTAGGGCTGCCAAAAGTATCTGGGTATATCATAGCTGGCATCGTGCTCAACCCCAACCTTACTCATATTATAGACTCAGACTTCCCGGATATCACCGAGCCTGTCACCAATATTTGTCTGGCTTTTATTACTATGGAGGTAGGCAGTACGCTTTCATTTTCTAAGATTAAAAAGTCGGGCAAAGGCATCTTATCTATTACCATCTTTGAAGCATTTTTTGCGTTTCTTTTTGTATTAATTGGCTTTTTAGTAGTTACACCTCTTGCGGGTATAGATGGTTTAGAAGCTATGGTTATTCCATTTAGCCTGTTAGTAGCTAGCCTGGCGAGTCCCACAGATCCTTCATCTACACTGGCTGTGGCTCATGAATATAAAGCGAAAGGAGAAGTTTCTGACACCATTATGGGCGTAGCCGCCTTTGATGATGCGGTAGGCATATTAATTTTTAGCTTATCCACAGGCATTGCTTTGATATTTGTTGATAGCAGCAATAGCCCGGATTTTGGAAGTATTTTATTAGAAATAGTCCGTTCTATTGGTGGAGCCATCATCATAGGAATCATTTCAGGGGCTCTTTTCAATTTATTTACCCGCTTTTTTAAAGTGGAAGGAGATCAGATATACATCATACTTATCCTCGGATTCCTAAGCATGTGTTTTGGACTTGCAGTATTATTTGGAGTAGAAGAACTCATGTCTACAATGGTTTTTGGAGCTATAATAGTGAACTATAATCCTAAGGAAAAACAGATTTTTGAAGTACTGCAGCGATATACTGAAGAGTTAATATTTATCATTTTCTTCACTGTCAGCGGCATGCACCTTGATTTTTCGGTTTTATCTTCAGCCATGCTTCTTATTCTAATATTTTTCATACTAAGAGCAGTAGGAAAATTCGCTGGCGTATGGCTAGGTGCTACTATTTCTAAAATGCCATTAAAAGTAAAGAAATATACTGCCGGAGGTCTCATACCACAAGGTGGTATTGTTATAGGCCTGGCTTTGCTCATGCAAAAAAATGAAAATTATCATGACATAGCGCCTCTGATTATAGGCACCATAATGGGTGCTACCATATTACATGAGCTCATCGGCCCCTTGTTAGCCAAGATAACATTAAAGAAAGCAGGAGAAATTAAAGACTAA